In Pocillopora verrucosa isolate sample1 chromosome 13, ASM3666991v2, whole genome shotgun sequence, one genomic interval encodes:
- the LOC136277798 gene encoding uncharacterized protein, which translates to MGYFCPDPRLLTDWLIRKKPKGRKNKNDNPEDSLNVVLEVFSGVRDPSWTIQQGNSNYQEIIASLNSATLYEPDEAPPKLGYQGFVVQEVKQGQKQSQKLVVGSETESLQLMLLRSSPEGKISSNVRNIVEMEIRNGNVSAMSRRRKRYAPWYDPSHWNGPAYVRRNNCYNYASTIRNNTFAQPGFGAGQPYPFLFTAEDMKRATEADGCVSLVAKKHMCAPKGPEHLIALFVYIGDPNDYFDRDFHFYRLDNNGYWSHKAGQTPATNVDGAGNRIRDPRKAVNGYFDYKFVSFMTINRNNVTIQGY; encoded by the exons ATGGGATATTTCTGCCCTGATCCTCGCTTGTTAACCGACTGGCTCATAA GAAAGAAACCTAAAGGacgcaaaaacaaaaatgacaaccCTGAAG ACAGCCTTAACGTCGTATTGGAAGTGTTTTCTGGCGTACGTGACCCAAGTTGGACGATCCAACAAGGGAACTCAAATTACCAAGAAATCATAGCCTCCTTAAACAGTGCCACCTTGTACGAACCAGATGAGGCGCCTCCAAAGCTCGGATACCAAGGATTTGTGGTACAAGAGGTGAAACAAGGACAGAAGCAATCGCAAAAGCTGGTGGTTGGTTCTGAAACAGAGAGCTTACAACTGATGTTACTTCGCAGCAGCCCAGAGGGTAAAATATCGTCCAATGTGAGAAACATCGTGGAGATGGAAATCCGAAATGGAAACGTGTCTGCGATGAGTAGGAGAAGAAAACGATATGCTCCATGGTACGACCCGAGTCATTGGAACGGACCAGCGTATGTGCGGAGAAACAACTGCTATAACTACGCAAGCACGATCCGGAACAACACTTTTGCACAGCCTGGCTTTGGAGCGGGACAGCCATACCCTTTTCTATTTACCGCCGAAGACATGAAACGAGCTACAGAAGCTGATGGATGTGTTTCCCTGGTAGCAAAAAAACACATGTGCGCCCCAAAGGGACCAGAACATCTGATTGCACTGTTTGTCTACATTG GCGATCCAAATGATTATTTTGATCGTGATTTTCACTTTTACCGATTGGACAATAATGGATACTGGTCTCACAAAGCTGGACAAACTCCTGCTACAAATGTGGATGGAGCAGGAAACCGTATTCGTGACCCAAGAAAAGCTGTAAATGGCTACTTCGATTATAAATTTGTCTCCTTTATGACCATTAATAGAAACAATGTAACCATACAGGGATACTGA